The Clostridium septicum genome contains a region encoding:
- a CDS encoding ABC transporter permease has translation MKNKSITKLFINKNFFVNLFIILELSLLILFIYTIQTEIRVKKYVDNLDNYYWNSGNSYSIYLNPEEFHNNSGDLGLKINDFYNKLKSSNKIEDIGLIYTSNGDTSKLSKECRDYIYIPYSKLGEILHNQFDNDTGLMPIRFVNYDYIKGMNINVETGSIFTKEEQKESTNYTILGHKFRKFFNLNEKIQVDNYDMIVKGIGKQDIPFFFDKDYAEAYPFLDNSMIILINSDMMNNLNFIREAFLKGGLNIKFKDDKVDGNKEYVRKLAIESGLDIGMRNNFIMYEDATKVIKSEIKFSFIRTIIFLFSSLIAISTINIYTIYDFKKEFGIMISLGAKKIDIFKIVFIKNTIITILAFTLGTILSYKIKLAGNGWYAVDIKIINILISFFILIIIMSLSMLMPIYKILKIESRELIGGER, from the coding sequence ATGAAAAATAAATCAATTACGAAATTATTTATTAATAAAAACTTTTTTGTAAATTTATTTATAATTTTAGAGTTAAGTTTATTAATATTATTTATATATACTATACAAACTGAAATTAGAGTTAAAAAGTATGTTGATAATTTAGATAATTATTATTGGAACTCTGGAAATTCATATTCTATATATTTAAATCCAGAAGAATTTCATAATAATTCAGGGGATTTAGGTTTAAAAATAAATGATTTTTATAATAAGTTAAAATCTTCAAATAAAATAGAAGATATAGGATTGATATATACATCCAATGGTGATACATCAAAGTTATCTAAAGAATGTAGAGATTATATTTATATTCCGTATTCAAAATTAGGTGAAATATTACATAATCAATTTGATAATGATACAGGATTAATGCCAATAAGATTTGTTAATTATGATTATATAAAGGGAATGAATATTAATGTAGAAACTGGAAGCATTTTTACTAAAGAGGAGCAAAAGGAAAGCACTAATTACACTATTTTGGGACATAAATTTAGGAAGTTTTTTAATTTAAATGAAAAAATACAAGTAGATAATTATGATATGATTGTTAAAGGAATAGGTAAACAGGATATTCCTTTCTTTTTCGATAAGGATTACGCGGAGGCATATCCATTTTTAGATAATTCTATGATAATTTTAATAAATAGCGATATGATGAATAATTTAAACTTTATTAGAGAGGCGTTTTTAAAAGGTGGGTTAAATATTAAATTTAAAGATGACAAAGTAGATGGAAATAAAGAATATGTTAGAAAGCTTGCAATAGAAAGCGGGCTTGATATTGGTATGAGAAATAATTTTATTATGTATGAAGATGCAACTAAAGTTATAAAATCTGAAATAAAATTTTCATTTATCAGAACTATAATTTTTTTATTTTCCTCATTAATAGCAATTTCAACTATAAATATATATACAATATATGATTTTAAAAAAGAATTTGGAATAATGATAAGTTTAGGAGCGAAAAAAATAGATATTTTTAAAATTGTATTTATAAAAAATACAATTATAACCATCCTAGCTTTTACTTTAGGGACAATATTAAGTTATAAAATAAAATTAGCAGGAAATGGTTGGTATGCGGTAGATATTAAGATTATTAATATACTAATTAGTTTTTTTATATTGATAATTATAATGAGTTTATCTATGTTAATGCCTATTTATAAAATATTAAAAATTGAATCTAGAGAGTTAATAGGGGGAGAACGATAG
- a CDS encoding ABC transporter ATP-binding protein has protein sequence MDFIKLVNISKVYENDFTALNNINLTINKGEFIALMGPSGSGKSTLLNIIGCLDSSTTGTYILDGNDCTNKKFNKLCDVRNKKIAFIFQNFALIKELNVIENILLPLEYRNNYDKKEVLEKLEKYLIKLGLDEIKYKKVKKLSGGQQQRVAIARALMQGSDLILADEPTGSLDEENGKIIMKILNSLNEDEKKTIIVVTHNLEVAKYCNKIITLRDGMIL, from the coding sequence GTGGATTTTATAAAATTAGTTAATATATCCAAAGTTTATGAGAATGATTTTACAGCATTAAATAATATTAATTTAACTATAAATAAGGGAGAGTTTATAGCTTTAATGGGGCCATCTGGTTCAGGAAAGAGTACTTTATTAAATATAATAGGTTGTTTAGATTCTTCTACTACAGGTACATATATATTAGATGGAAATGATTGCACAAATAAAAAATTTAACAAGTTATGTGATGTAAGAAATAAGAAGATAGCTTTTATATTTCAAAATTTTGCTCTTATAAAAGAATTAAATGTTATAGAAAATATATTATTACCTCTTGAATATAGAAATAATTATGATAAAAAAGAAGTCTTAGAAAAATTAGAAAAATATTTAATTAAATTAGGATTAGATGAAATTAAATATAAGAAGGTAAAAAAATTATCAGGTGGTCAACAGCAAAGAGTTGCTATAGCAAGAGCATTAATGCAAGGGAGCGACTTAATATTAGCAGATGAGCCTACAGGATCTTTAGATGAGGAAAATGGAAAAATAATAATGAAAATATTAAATAGTTTGAATGAAGATGAAAAGAAAACAATAATCGTAGTAACACATAATTTAGAGGTGGCAAAATATTGTAATAAAATTATTACGTTAAGAGATGGAATGATTTTGTAA
- the pcrA gene encoding DNA helicase PcrA, with protein sequence MDLKSLLNKEQYEGATTIEGQVLILAGAGSGKTRVLTHRMAHMIEDLGILPYKILAITFTNKAAKEMRDRVKSLIGQRAEDMWISTFHSTCVRILRREIEKLGYKKSFTIYDTSDQKTLIRECMKSLNINDKDITDLEIMSKISKAKDRMQSPESFMRDSETNFREKKIAEVYDMYQRRLKENNALDFDDLISKTVELFKKDKEVLEFYQRKFQYIMVDEYQDTNAVQYEFIRLLADKYKNICVVGDDDQCIYQWRGADITNILDFEKDYPNAKVIKLEQNYRSKGNILDAANVVIVNNSNRKEKSLRTEQEPGNKIKVYRAYSDSDEGDFVATQINRIKREEEKSFKDFAILYRTNAQSRIFEESLRRKAIPYKILGGTRFYDRKEIKDMICYLKTLVNPSDGVSLRRIINVPKRGIGDATINKVVDFAEDYELQLWDALSEVRSIPTLTPRNCAGIETFMEMMNNFMDLSETVPVSVLIETILKETGYISELEKSKDIEDKSRIENLKELVSDAVDFEKSSDDKSLMAYLEKVSLVQDTDKLEEEDDTIVLMTVHSAKGLEFPVVFMVGMENGIFPGNASFEKESEMEESRRLCYVGITRAKESLFMTSAEVRRQFGRTVAYPQSDFIAEIKSDLKEYVTGENGSVASRNKMFQRNIMYNNPHSLRGNIPSNKGLSSGIQNSINMSNLQAEATAGRKVRHEKFGVGTIVSVANSGSDKKLTIAFDNQGIKILLLSLAKLELL encoded by the coding sequence ATGGATTTAAAATCATTACTAAATAAAGAGCAATATGAAGGTGCCACTACTATAGAAGGGCAAGTTTTAATATTAGCTGGAGCCGGTTCGGGAAAAACAAGGGTTTTAACGCATAGAATGGCACATATGATAGAAGACTTAGGAATTTTACCGTATAAAATTCTAGCAATTACATTTACAAATAAAGCTGCAAAAGAAATGAGAGATAGGGTTAAATCCTTAATTGGCCAAAGGGCTGAAGATATGTGGATATCAACTTTTCATTCAACTTGCGTAAGAATATTAAGAAGAGAAATAGAGAAATTAGGGTATAAAAAAAGTTTTACAATATATGATACTTCAGATCAAAAAACTCTTATTAGAGAATGTATGAAGTCGCTAAATATAAATGATAAAGATATAACAGACTTAGAAATAATGAGCAAAATAAGTAAAGCCAAGGATAGAATGCAAAGTCCTGAGAGCTTTATGAGAGATAGTGAAACAAATTTTAGAGAAAAGAAAATAGCTGAAGTTTATGATATGTATCAAAGAAGGCTTAAAGAAAATAATGCCTTAGATTTTGATGATTTAATTTCCAAGACAGTTGAGTTATTTAAAAAAGATAAAGAGGTATTAGAGTTCTATCAAAGAAAATTTCAATATATTATGGTGGATGAGTATCAAGATACTAATGCTGTTCAATATGAATTTATAAGATTACTTGCTGATAAATATAAAAATATATGTGTCGTAGGAGATGATGATCAATGTATTTATCAATGGAGGGGTGCGGACATAACTAACATATTAGATTTTGAGAAAGATTATCCTAATGCTAAAGTGATAAAGCTTGAACAAAATTATCGTTCAAAAGGTAATATTTTAGATGCTGCAAATGTGGTTATAGTAAATAATTCTAATAGAAAAGAAAAGTCACTTAGAACAGAACAAGAGCCTGGAAATAAGATTAAAGTTTATAGAGCATATTCAGATTCTGATGAAGGTGATTTTGTAGCTACTCAAATAAATAGAATAAAAAGAGAAGAGGAAAAGAGTTTTAAGGATTTTGCTATACTTTACAGAACTAATGCACAATCACGTATATTTGAAGAAAGTTTGAGAAGAAAAGCTATACCTTATAAAATATTAGGAGGAACTAGGTTCTACGATAGAAAAGAAATTAAAGATATGATTTGCTATTTAAAAACTTTAGTTAATCCATCAGACGGTGTAAGTTTAAGAAGAATAATAAATGTTCCAAAGAGAGGAATAGGGGATGCTACTATTAATAAAGTAGTGGATTTTGCAGAGGATTATGAACTTCAATTATGGGATGCATTATCAGAAGTAAGAAGTATTCCAACATTGACTCCTAGGAATTGTGCTGGAATAGAAACATTTATGGAAATGATGAATAATTTTATGGACTTAAGTGAAACTGTACCAGTTTCTGTACTTATAGAGACTATATTAAAAGAAACTGGATATATTTCAGAATTAGAAAAGTCAAAGGATATAGAAGATAAAAGTAGAATAGAAAACTTAAAAGAATTAGTGTCAGATGCTGTAGATTTTGAAAAGTCTAGTGATGACAAAAGTTTAATGGCTTATTTAGAAAAAGTATCATTAGTTCAAGATACGGATAAATTAGAAGAAGAGGATGATACAATAGTATTAATGACAGTTCATAGTGCTAAGGGACTAGAGTTTCCAGTAGTATTTATGGTTGGGATGGAAAATGGTATATTCCCAGGGAATGCATCCTTTGAAAAAGAATCTGAAATGGAAGAGTCAAGAAGACTTTGTTATGTTGGTATAACAAGAGCAAAAGAAAGTTTATTTATGACATCAGCAGAAGTTAGAAGGCAGTTTGGAAGAACTGTAGCATATCCTCAATCAGATTTTATTGCTGAAATAAAATCTGATTTAAAAGAATATGTAACAGGTGAAAACGGATCTGTAGCATCAAGAAATAAGATGTTCCAAAGAAATATAATGTATAATAATCCCCATAGTTTAAGAGGTAATATTCCTTCAAATAAAGGATTATCATCAGGAATTCAAAATTCAATTAATATGAGCAATTTACAAGCAGAAGCAACAGCTGGTAGGAAAGTAAGACATGAAAAGTTTGGAGTTGGAACAATAGTGTCAGTAGCTAATTCAGGATCTGATAAAAAATTAACTATAGCCTTTGACAACCAAGGGATAAAGATATTATTATTATCATTAGCTAAATTAGAATTACTTTAA